The genomic interval GCTACTGTAGCGACAGAACACTGTCGCCGAGCGAACTCGTAAACTGTATGTCGCTGTATCAAATCGGCCGTGGTTTCGGTAGCGAGTGGGTCCACCAGAACGGCTGATTCCAGGCACCTCGCGTCGTCTCTGGGTCGTTCGGTGTTGGCGACACGCGGGAATCCCGCTCGGCGGCCACTGGACATGGACCCAACAGTGAAGAGGTGGACCACCGACCATCACCCATCCATGCGGACCCATACCATCGAGGGTGGCGACGGTGTCGGACTCCACGTCGCCGAAGCGGGGCCGACCGACGCGCCACCGGTGCTGTTGCTCCACGGCTACTCACAGAGCCACCGGTCGTGGAGCGAACAGTTCGACTCCTCGCTCGCCGACGAGTTCCGACTGGTCGGGATGGACAGTCGAGGCCACGGCGAGTCCGAGAAACCCCACGAGGCGTACGACGAGACTGAGTCGTGGGCAGACGACGTGCGAGCGGTCGTGGAGTCGCTCGGACTCGACGACGTCGTCATCGTGGGGTGGTCGTACGCCGGCCTGGTCACCCTCGACTACCTCTCGGTGTACGGCACCGACCGCGTCGCCGGAGTGAACCTCGTCGGCGCGGTGTCGGCCATCGGAACGGAGGCCGCGACGGCACTGCTCGGGGAGACGTACGTCGGCCTCATGGGCGGGATGACGTCGACGGACGCCGAGGAGTCCGTCGAGGCGCTCGGGTCGTTCGTCCGCCTCTGTCGCCACGACGAGATACCGGTCGACGAGTTCTACCGGACCCTGGGGTTCACTGTCGCCACCCCACCTCGCGTGCGCGACGCGCTTCGCGCGCGCACGCTCGACCATCGCGACGTCCTGTCGTCGCTGGACGTTCCCGTCCTCCTCACCCACGGTGTGGAGGACCGGGTTGTGGACGTCGACATCGTCGACCAGCACGCCGAACTCGTCGAGGACGTTCGGGTCTCGCGGTACCCCCAGACCGGTCACTCCCCCTTCGTCGAGAGCCCCGAACGTTTCGACGAGGAACTCCGCGAGTTCGTCCACGCGTGTCGTCGCTGACCGGCGAGCGCCTCAGAGAGCCAGCAACACGGCGGCGTAGCCGACCGTCCCCGCGACGAACGAGCCGAATCGGCTCGTCTCGGGGTCGGGGAGCTCTTCTTTGGTCACGTTGAACACGATACCACCGGCGAGGAACGCCAGCAGGAGCGCGAGCGGCCCCTCGGCGACGGTCGTCAGCGTCCCGACCAGTCCGCCGAGGAGGATGGCACCGGCGAGTAGCCACCGACCCAGGCGATGGTACGTCCGCCCGTGGTGTCTGCGCAGGCCAGCGTCGGTGACGAGGAAGTGCAGGCCCATCGCGACTCCGTACAGGACCAGCGCCGTCGTGCCGGAGCGCTCCTGGTGGAAGACGAGGTAGCCGATGAGCGCGTTGTACACCCCGAACGAGGCGAGGTGTGCCCAGAAGGTGACCGACGTCTGGTCCGTCTCGCCGTCGGTCGTCCGGGACGCGAACACGTGGACGGCGTAGAACGTCAGGAACCCGGTGAGGACGACGACGTACACCTCGACGTCGCGACCGAAGAAGCTCGCCGACCCGGCGTCGCTCTCGACGACGTGGAGCACCGCCTCGTTGATCTCTGGCAGGAGGTAGACGAC from Halomarina salina carries:
- a CDS encoding alpha/beta fold hydrolase; the encoded protein is MRTHTIEGGDGVGLHVAEAGPTDAPPVLLLHGYSQSHRSWSEQFDSSLADEFRLVGMDSRGHGESEKPHEAYDETESWADDVRAVVESLGLDDVVIVGWSYAGLVTLDYLSVYGTDRVAGVNLVGAVSAIGTEAATALLGETYVGLMGGMTSTDAEESVEALGSFVRLCRHDEIPVDEFYRTLGFTVATPPRVRDALRARTLDHRDVLSSLDVPVLLTHGVEDRVVDVDIVDQHAELVEDVRVSRYPQTGHSPFVESPERFDEELREFVHACRR